Proteins encoded in a region of the Cupriavidus pauculus genome:
- a CDS encoding HD domain-containing phosphohydrolase, producing MNKHRSYPLHVYLWALFGSLVLLVCALTSGINFLMTKSALEASASEARHRLSRETLDDVEALLGPAQLAVRLIAHSSLAEATTVAERLGRLPLVRDALETSPVLQALYVGYGDGGFFFVRPLRDDAERALYQAPREAAYVVRSVERIGSGEGARRVGQLFFLADDLSVIHTAAIPEFAERYDPRTRPWYRSAMAAGAMVRTEPYTFFSDQDSGASLAMPVGGNAVVGGDFRLNALGQMLAIKKTTPRSMLALVDQQGRLIAIDRKVDSVGGSSPGEVGDYALPVLAQLVARVGQLGTATGLQETLSAGGESWYTTIDRLTPNGGKSLYLLSAIPQDELLQAAMRQALTEIGVSAVILLLSLPLIWFAARAVARPLQSLAREADATRRFDFVQPFVIRSRVRELNELGVRMNEMRSTIQRFLSVMQTVSAETRLEDLLPKLLREMLTAAGSHSGVLYLVDDTDMRAEVAFDREGREVAGTIARTTLARTVPLIRTAAGDGTAHAQWLTQDVLEEAALGGLTPSAACHAAAIPLINHQRELLGMILIFRDTPMEDAQLAFVSTLANLCAGALEVQALTRAQHDLFDAFIKLLAGAIDAKSPHTGGHCARVPELTKMLARAACDAREGPYGTFALDESQWEALHVAAWLHDCGKVTTPEYVIDKATKLETLYDRIHEVRMRFEVLKRDAEIAYLRGVAAGDDARSARERRDALLRELDDDFAFVAACNLGVEKMEEADRDRLRAIGARTWLRTLDDRLGVSYEERARKGRTPPAPLPVVEPLLADRPDHIIERGPRDVIPRDNPWGFRLDTPANLYDRGELHNLLVSRGTLSEEERFKIEDHIVQTQIMLSRLPFPKHLRQVPEIAGGHHEKMDGTGYPRGLRREEMSPLARMMAIADIFEALTAVDRPYKRPKSLSASVEILYQLKLKQHIDPELFDLFMTSGVYRQYAERFMAPEQIDEVDVGRYVGEGVVI from the coding sequence ATGAACAAACATAGGAGTTATCCGCTTCATGTCTATCTGTGGGCGCTGTTCGGCTCGCTCGTGCTGCTGGTCTGCGCGCTGACCTCCGGCATCAATTTCCTGATGACCAAATCCGCGCTCGAGGCCTCGGCTTCGGAGGCGCGGCACCGGCTGAGCCGCGAGACGCTCGACGACGTCGAAGCGCTGCTCGGGCCGGCCCAGCTCGCGGTCCGGCTCATCGCGCACAGCTCGCTCGCGGAGGCGACGACCGTGGCCGAACGCCTTGGCCGGCTGCCGCTCGTGCGCGATGCGCTGGAGACATCGCCGGTGCTGCAGGCGCTCTACGTCGGCTATGGCGACGGCGGGTTCTTCTTCGTGCGGCCGCTGCGCGATGACGCGGAACGCGCGCTGTACCAGGCGCCGCGCGAGGCCGCTTATGTCGTGCGCAGTGTCGAGCGGATTGGGTCGGGGGAGGGCGCGCGCCGTGTCGGTCAGCTCTTCTTTCTCGCCGACGACCTGTCCGTGATCCACACGGCCGCGATTCCCGAATTCGCCGAGCGTTACGACCCGCGCACGCGCCCCTGGTACCGCTCGGCCATGGCCGCAGGCGCGATGGTCCGGACCGAGCCCTACACGTTCTTCTCCGATCAGGACTCGGGCGCCTCGCTGGCCATGCCCGTTGGCGGCAACGCGGTAGTGGGCGGTGACTTCCGGCTCAATGCGCTTGGGCAGATGCTGGCCATCAAGAAGACCACGCCGCGGTCGATGCTCGCGCTCGTGGACCAGCAGGGCAGGTTGATCGCGATCGACCGCAAGGTCGACAGCGTCGGCGGCTCGTCGCCGGGCGAGGTCGGAGATTACGCGCTGCCGGTGCTGGCGCAGCTCGTGGCGCGCGTCGGTCAGCTCGGCACCGCCACCGGCCTGCAGGAGACGCTCTCCGCCGGCGGCGAGTCGTGGTACACGACCATCGACCGGCTGACGCCGAACGGCGGCAAGTCGCTCTACCTGCTGTCGGCGATTCCGCAGGACGAACTGCTGCAGGCGGCCATGCGGCAGGCGCTGACCGAGATCGGCGTTTCGGCCGTCATCCTGCTGCTATCGCTGCCGCTGATCTGGTTTGCGGCGCGCGCGGTGGCCCGGCCGCTGCAGTCGCTCGCGCGCGAGGCCGATGCCACGCGGCGCTTCGATTTCGTGCAGCCCTTCGTTATCCGCTCGCGCGTGCGCGAGCTCAACGAGCTCGGCGTTCGCATGAACGAGATGCGCAGCACGATCCAGCGCTTTCTGTCCGTCATGCAGACCGTGTCCGCGGAGACGCGCCTCGAAGACCTGCTGCCCAAGCTGCTGCGCGAGATGCTGACGGCCGCGGGCAGCCACTCGGGCGTGCTGTATCTCGTCGATGACACCGACATGCGCGCGGAGGTGGCGTTCGATCGCGAAGGCCGCGAAGTGGCCGGCACCATCGCGCGCACGACGCTCGCGCGGACCGTGCCGCTGATCCGCACCGCGGCGGGGGATGGCACGGCGCACGCGCAATGGCTCACGCAGGACGTGCTGGAGGAAGCGGCGCTCGGTGGCCTGACGCCATCGGCCGCCTGCCATGCGGCGGCCATTCCGCTGATCAACCATCAGCGGGAACTGCTCGGCATGATCCTGATCTTCCGCGACACGCCGATGGAAGATGCGCAGCTCGCGTTCGTCAGCACGCTGGCCAATCTCTGCGCGGGCGCGCTCGAGGTCCAGGCGCTCACGCGCGCCCAGCACGATCTGTTCGATGCGTTCATCAAGCTGCTGGCGGGTGCGATCGATGCCAAGAGCCCGCACACCGGCGGGCACTGCGCGCGCGTGCCGGAGCTCACCAAGATGCTGGCGCGCGCGGCCTGCGATGCGCGCGAGGGGCCGTACGGCACGTTCGCGCTCGACGAATCGCAATGGGAGGCCCTGCACGTGGCCGCGTGGCTCCATGACTGCGGCAAGGTCACGACGCCCGAGTACGTCATCGACAAGGCGACCAAGCTGGAGACGCTGTACGACCGCATCCACGAGGTGCGCATGCGCTTCGAGGTGCTCAAGCGCGATGCGGAGATCGCGTATCTGCGCGGCGTGGCGGCCGGCGACGACGCGCGGTCCGCGCGCGAGCGCCGCGATGCCTTGCTGCGCGAACTCGACGACGATTTTGCATTCGTCGCGGCGTGCAATCTCGGGGTCGAGAAAATGGAAGAGGCGGACCGGGACCGCCTGCGCGCGATCGGCGCGCGCACGTGGCTGCGCACGCTCGACGACCGGCTCGGCGTCTCCTACGAGGAACGCGCGCGCAAGGGGCGTACGCCGCCCGCGCCGTTGCCGGTCGTGGAGCCGCTGCTTGCGGATCGTCCCGACCATATCATCGAGCGCGGCCCGCGCGACGTGATTCCGCGCGACAACCCGTGGGGCTTCCGCCTCGATACGCCGGCCAACCTGTATGATCGCGGCGAACTGCACAATCTGCTGGTCTCGCGCGGCACGCTGAGCGAGGAGGAGCGGTTCAAGATCGAGGACCATATCGTCCAGACGCAGATCATGCTGTCGCGGCTGCCGTTTCCCAAGCATCTGCGGCAGGTCCCGGAGATCGCGGGCGGCCATCACGAGAAGATGGATGGCACGGGATATCCGCGCGGCCTGCGCCGCGAGGAAATGAGCCCGCTCGCTCGCATGATGGCGATTGCCGATATCTTCGAGGCGCTGACGGCGGTGGACCGGCCCTACAAGCGGCCGAAGTCGCTGTCCGCGTCCGTGGAGATCCTGTACCAGCTCAAGCTGAAGCAGCATATCGATCCGGAACTGTTCGACCTGTTCATGACGTCGGGCGTGTACCGGCAGTATGCGGAACGTTTCATGGCGCCCGAGCAGATCGACGAGGTCGATGTCGGACGCTACGTAGGAGAAGGTGTTGTCATCTGA
- the bluB gene encoding 5,6-dimethylbenzimidazole synthase, whose amino-acid sequence MSSEAGPPGGAFNESERDALYRIIAARRDCRHFTPGPRLPDAQLERLLHAANQAPSVGLMQPWRFMRLSTAAWRERLLPIVEAERLATAQALGEREAEFLRIKVEGIRDCAELLAIVLPPDDGTIFGRRTMPQDMALASASCAVQNLWLAARAENLGLGWVSMFDPEALARALQLPEGARPLGLLCLGPVPSFYDAPMLEQIGWRERRPLGEMLWNRPGDAP is encoded by the coding sequence TTGTCATCTGAAGCAGGACCGCCGGGCGGCGCATTCAACGAATCCGAGCGCGACGCGCTGTATCGGATCATCGCGGCACGACGCGACTGCCGCCATTTCACGCCGGGCCCGCGGCTGCCCGACGCGCAGCTGGAACGCCTGCTTCACGCCGCGAACCAGGCACCCTCGGTCGGCCTGATGCAGCCCTGGCGCTTTATGCGGCTAAGCACCGCCGCATGGCGCGAACGCCTGCTGCCGATCGTGGAGGCGGAACGCCTCGCCACTGCACAGGCGCTTGGCGAACGCGAGGCCGAATTCCTGCGGATCAAGGTGGAGGGCATCCGCGACTGCGCGGAACTGCTCGCCATCGTACTGCCGCCCGACGACGGCACGATCTTCGGCCGCCGCACCATGCCACAAGACATGGCGCTCGCTTCCGCATCCTGCGCGGTCCAGAACCTCTGGCTCGCCGCCCGCGCCGAAAACCTCGGCCTCGGCTGGGTCTCGATGTTCGACCCCGAGGCCCTCGCGCGGGCGCTGCAACTCCCCGAAGGCGCAAGACCCCTCGGCCTGCTGTGCCTGGGGCCGGTGCCATCGTTCTACGATGCCCCGATGCTGGAACAGATCGGCTGGCGCGAACGGAGGCCTCTGGGGGAGATGCTGTGGAACCGCCCCGGCGACGCGCCTTGA
- a CDS encoding flavin reductase family protein, with protein MTDSTRTAGVHFYRPEAGHRLAHDPFKAIVAPRMIGWISSRDAEGRFNLAPYSFFGAFAGNPPVIGFSSEGYKDSVRNVEATGEFVWNMASLSLAEKMNATSASVPSDVDEFALAGLTPVPGQAVDVPHVAESPAALECKVMQVIRLTNIDGEPMSNWLVLGQVVGVHIRDEFLTDGLFDTFRAQPIMRAGYRAEYAQTGDKFEMIRPK; from the coding sequence ATGACAGATTCCACACGCACCGCCGGTGTGCATTTTTATCGCCCCGAAGCGGGCCATCGGCTCGCGCACGATCCGTTCAAGGCCATCGTGGCGCCGCGCATGATCGGCTGGATCTCCAGCCGCGACGCGGAGGGCCGCTTCAATCTGGCGCCGTACAGCTTCTTCGGCGCGTTCGCGGGCAATCCGCCCGTTATCGGATTCTCCAGCGAGGGCTACAAGGACTCCGTGCGCAATGTCGAGGCCACCGGGGAATTCGTCTGGAACATGGCGAGCCTGTCGCTGGCCGAGAAGATGAACGCGACCTCGGCCAGCGTGCCGAGCGACGTCGATGAGTTCGCGCTTGCGGGCCTGACGCCCGTGCCCGGCCAGGCCGTCGATGTGCCGCACGTGGCCGAGTCTCCCGCCGCGCTCGAATGCAAGGTCATGCAGGTGATCCGGCTGACCAATATCGACGGCGAGCCCATGTCCAACTGGCTCGTGCTCGGGCAGGTGGTCGGCGTGCATATCCGCGACGAATTCCTCACGGACGGCTTGTTCGATACGTTCCGCGCCCAGCCGATCATGCGCGCCGGCTATCGCGCCGAGTATGCACAGACCGGGGACAAGTTCGAGATGATTCGCCCGAAATAA